The DNA sequence CCACATACACCGCCAGGAGCGTCCCGGCACCGTCGTGACTGTATCGTACTTCGATCGTGCATCGGACATGGGGACCACAGCCTCACTGCAGCGATATGACAGTGCGCAGCGACTCACCGAGCGAATAGATGCCGTCCGGATGCAGTGGATAGACAGCCTGCGAGTGTGGCGATTCCAGTCGGCGGTCAGGCGCAAGTTCAGAACCGACGGCGGGGAGACCAGGACGGTGATGCCCGTGTTCGACACCACGCTTACGGTCTTTCCGCTCGATTTTGCACGTTCGGAGAAAGACGTCGAGTCAATGACAATTCCGGTAGCGTCCGAGCATATCGAGTCGCTGAAGCGATCCGGAGCTGATAATCTTGGTCAGGCCCGTGTCCAGTACTACTCGAAGTTCTCGTATCCGTTGGCGAGCTTCATTCTTGTGCTCATCGGTGTGCCTATGTCCGCGGTGAGGCGACGCGGTGGACAGGCGATACAGATCGGTATCGGTCTCGCAACGGCGTTTATCTATCTCGCTCTGATCAAATTCATCGAGCCGTTCGGATACACCGAGACCCTCTCTCCCATTGTAGCCTCCTGGCTACCTCACGGAATCTTTCTAGGCGTGGGCCTGCTCGTGCTCCTCGGAACCCGGAAGTAGTCTACTACGCCTCGCCACTCGGGCCGCCGAACTGGATGGGCTGCCCCGCCGGGGTTCGCTCAATGATCTCGCCGTGGCTTCGTTCGTACCTGTCAATATTCTCGGCGAGAGCGCTGAGCAGTCTCCTGGCATGCTGCGGCGTGATAATAATGCGGCTCTTTACTCGAGCCTTTGGAACTCCGGGCATCACACGAATAAAATCCAGAATAAACTCCTCTGGCGAGTGCGCGATCATCACGAGGTTCGAGTAGATCCCCTCAGCAACCTCCTCGCTCAGTTCGATGTTGAGTTGCGACTGGGCCGCGCTGGTACTCGGATCCTTCTGATTCATTGTGTGCCTTTGTTTTGTCCGTTTGACGACTCCCGGCCGGCCGAAGCCAGGGTCTCAATAAGATCGCTCTTCGTGATAATCTCGAAATGCCCGTCCTCGCCGGAGGCAACCAGGACGGCGCCGTTCCCCGCGTTGAGCATAGCCGAGAGCTCCTGCATCTCTACCCGGGGCGAAACGATGGGAAACGGCTCCTTCATGACGCGACCGACATGCTCGAAACGGGCTCCGGGATGTTCAATCAGATGGCTCAGGATTGCAGACTCATTCAGGCTGCCGACAACCGTCGAGCCCTCAACGACGGGTAGCTGGGAGATCCCGAAATCCGTCATGTAATCGATCGCTTCACCGAGCGTATCGTCGGGAGCGACAACATACACCTTCCTCCGCTCCGATCGCGAGCGCAGCACTCGATCTGCCGTGACTGCCTCCGTGTAATCCAGGAAGCCGTGCCCGCGCATCCAGTCGTCACTGTACGTCTTGTTGAGATAGCGATAGCCGTTGTCCGGCAATACGACTACTGCAACATCGTCCGGATTCAACTCGGAAGCATGGTCACGCAGCCAATCGAGCGTGCCTGCAACGGCAAGACCGCATGATTGGCCAACGAACAGGCCCTCTTCTCGCGCCAGACGACGTGTCATGATCATCGACGTCTTGTCGTCTACGCGGACGTAATCGTCAATCACCTTGAAGTTCATGTTACCGGCAAGGATGTCCTCGCCAACACCTTCCGTGAGATAAGGGTAGATCTCTTTCTCGTCGAACTCGCCCGTGTGAAAGTATTTGTAGTAGACAGAGCCGAAAGTGTCGATCCCGATGGACTTGATGCGATTGTTCTTTTCTTTCAAGTAACGCGTTGTGCCAGATATCGTACCGCCAGTTCCTGCACCGCAGAAAAAGTGGGTAACTCGTCCGTCGGTGTCGTTCCACACCTCGGGACCCGTGGTCTCGTAGTGGGCGCGTTCATTATCGAGATTATCGTACTGATTGAGGTACACCGAATTCGGAATCTCATCGGCCAGTGCGCGCGCGACGCTATAGTAGGAACGCGGATCGTCGGGGGCGACGTTCGTCGGACAGACGCGCACCTCCGCCCCCAGTGCCCTGAGCACGTCGATCTTCTCCTTGCTCTGCTTGTCGGTCGTTGTGAATACGCATTTGTAGCCCATCGCAATCGCCGCCAGCGCGATTCCTGCTCCTGTATTCCCGCTGGTACCCTCGACGATGGTACCACCCGGCCTGAGATCGCCTCGCTCAATCGCTCCCTCAATCATGGTGGTGGCGATGCGG is a window from the Rhodothermales bacterium genome containing:
- a CDS encoding YjgP/YjgQ family permease; translation: MLTTFDRHILKRFVLSVTLLVAALIVFFIVLHYVEYVDDFMDRGARMRDVFLVYYPNYIPEIIKLTTPLAVFMSCVYLTGRLAQQLQLAALQTSGVSLQRLLLPYLSAAVVITGFMFWFNGYVVPGTNAVRLDFEERYMKDAPRQIDVNHIHRQERPGTVVTVSYFDRASDMGTTASLQRYDSAQRLTERIDAVRMQWIDSLRVWRFQSAVRRKFRTDGGETRTVMPVFDTTLTVFPLDFARSEKDVESMTIPVASEHIESLKRSGADNLGQARVQYYSKFSYPLASFILVLIGVPMSAVRRRGGQAIQIGIGLATAFIYLALIKFIEPFGYTETLSPIVASWLPHGIFLGVGLLVLLGTRK
- a CDS encoding DUF3467 domain-containing protein, with the translated sequence MNQKDPSTSAAQSQLNIELSEEVAEGIYSNLVMIAHSPEEFILDFIRVMPGVPKARVKSRIIITPQHARRLLSALAENIDRYERSHGEIIERTPAGQPIQFGGPSGEA
- a CDS encoding pyridoxal-phosphate dependent enzyme, encoding MWHENILGTIGNTPLVRLTNVAAGIPCTVLAKVEFFNPGGSVKDRIATTMIEGAIERGDLRPGGTIVEGTSGNTGAGIALAAIAMGYKCVFTTTDKQSKEKIDVLRALGAEVRVCPTNVAPDDPRSYYSVARALADEIPNSVYLNQYDNLDNERAHYETTGPEVWNDTDGRVTHFFCGAGTGGTISGTTRYLKEKNNRIKSIGIDTFGSVYYKYFHTGEFDEKEIYPYLTEGVGEDILAGNMNFKVIDDYVRVDDKTSMIMTRRLAREEGLFVGQSCGLAVAGTLDWLRDHASELNPDDVAVVVLPDNGYRYLNKTYSDDWMRGHGFLDYTEAVTADRVLRSRSERRKVYVVAPDDTLGEAIDYMTDFGISQLPVVEGSTVVGSLNESAILSHLIEHPGARFEHVGRVMKEPFPIVSPRVEMQELSAMLNAGNGAVLVASGEDGHFEIITKSDLIETLASAGRESSNGQNKGTQ